TCTCAGCGCATCCTGCAAAACCGTGAAGCGCTCATGGACGCGGGAATCACTTTCGACATACGACGCAGTAACGGAAAACGCCTCATTGAACTAACCCGTGCCGACGGTGACGACAGTGCCGATAAAAAGGGGACTTATTCCGATACCCCAAATATCGACCCTGTCGACCCTGTATGCGGGGGCATGGATACGGACGCCCTCCCTTTGGGAGGGGCAAGCAAAGCGTCCGGCTATACGCCGGCCACTTTAAGCGGGGCGCTGCCCCATACCCAAGTGACGAAAGGAGCATGATATGGAGAAATTGAAAGACAAGAAATTCGCGTTCCGAGTGAGGGAGCGCGACCTAAATCAGATCAGATTGAAAGCAAAACGGGCAAGGATGACCGTCACGGACTACCTTGTGACCTCAGCTCTGGGCAAGGATATCGTCGTCATCGATGGCGTAGAACCGCTCATCGGTCAGCTGAAAGCTGTCGGCAAAAACCTTAACCAGCTCACCACGCTGGCTCACATGGGCAGAATTCAGGTGGTCAGATTAGACGAGGTCAGGGAGGCCTTCGGCGATATCGCTGCCGCCCTTCGTGACCTGACCGGGGAGGTGAAATGATGGCAACACTCACAAGAGTCAAGGTCAAGCACGCTACCTGCGGCAGGATGCTGGGCGCACTCTCGTATGTTCTTCAATCGAAAAAAGTAACGTTCAATGGCATCCGAGTCGAAACCGGACACAACTGTACGCCCTACACCAGCTACCTTGAGATGATGGCGACAAAGCAATCCTTCAAGAAAACAGATGGCGTTAATTTCTTTCACTACGTTCATTCCCTCTCGGATAAGGAGAACATCACGCCATGGCAGGCTAATGAAATCGCCCGTGAGCTTGCCGAAAAGCTGTTCCCCGACAACGAGTGTGTCATCGCCACGCACAACGATACCGACAACCTCCACTCGCATATCATTGTTAACTCAGTCAGCTTTAGGGACGGTAAAAAGCTCCATATGTCGCCCACTTCATTACAAGAGCAGCGGCAGGTCAACGATGAAATCTGCAGGGCGCACGGCTTCTCGGTACTGGAACCGTATGACGGACAGAAAAGAAAGAAGCGGCTGACGCCGGGCGAATACCGTGCCGCCATGCGGGGCGAAAGCTGGAAGTTCCGTCTGATAAAAGCCATCGACGAGGCTCTCGAATACTCTCCCGACAAGGAGAGCTTCATCCTGAACATGGAGTACGAGGGTTATGAGGTGCGCTGGGACGATGAGCATAAATATATTCTGTTCATCACGCCGGAAGGACAGAAATGCCGTGACCGCACTCTGCACGATGACACCTACCTCAAAGAGAACCTTGAAAAGCTGTTCACGTACCGCGCCGAGCATGGATTCACTCCGCAGACATCAGAGCCGCCAGAGGGCTGGCTGGCGCAGGCAAACTTGGCGGGTAAGTTCGCCTCAGACGCTGTTCGGCTCGGTAAAAGTGTTGAGAAAATGGCGGATGTGCCACCAGCCTTAAAGCCTTTTAGTCCCACCCACAGCAAGCAGAAAAAGCGGGAAGCGCTTAAAAAGCTGGCGCAGGGACACAAGCTCCGGAACGAGCAGGAGCAGGATATGAACCTGACAATGTAACCCATAAGGGAGAAAGGAACTCTATGGACAGAGAAAAAATGATCGCACAGCACTACCTGAAGACAGGAATCCTTGGCGCTTATGAAACCGCCGAGGTAATACACGAGGAAGAGGAAAACGGGAAGTATGCTCCATGCTTCGATGACGCTACCGTCTTTTTTGATAAAAACCAGACTACTGCCAACCGATCCATGTGCATTGAGGGCAGGCGGTATCGCGTCTGTTCGGTGTTCCCGACGCAGACTGAGCATACACCCACGGACAAGCTCCTTGCCCTTATCGACACCGAGCTTGAAAAAGAGACGCAAAGTGCTTGAAATCAATAGACTTGCGGAAGCCGGTACGGTATGATGAGTATACCGTACCGGTTTGCCTCAAAAGAAGGAGGTTAAATACAAGATGGCAAACCAAAAATACAACATACTTTACGGCAGACTCAGCCAGGAGGACGAGCTCAAGGGCGACTCCAACAGCATCCAGAACCAGCGCATGCTCCTTGAAAAATATGCCGTTGAAAACGGCTTCACCAATGTGAAATTCCTGTACGACGACGGTTATTCGGGCACGAACTTCAACCGCCCGGCATGGAACGAAGTGATGAAACTGATCGAAAACGGCGAGGTCGAAACACTTATTGTGAAAGACCTTTCGAGGCTGGGACGCGAGTATCTGCAGGTCGGGTATTACACGGAAATCTACTTTCCCCAGCAGGGCGTCCGATTCATCGCGGTCAACGATGGCGTCGATTCACTCTATTCGGAAACCAACGATTTTACCCCGATGCGCAATTATTTTAACGAGCTCTATGCCAAAGACTCCAGTAAGAAGGTGCGCATTGTGAAACGGGCGCAGGCCGAACGCGGCGAGCTTCTCGGTGGGAGACCGCCTTATGGTTACCGTAGGGATGAAACAGTCCGCAAGGGTATCATACCGGACGAGGAAACAGCGGGCGTCGTAAAACGCATTTTCAGCCTCTGCGCTGAGGGAAAAGGTCCGAACCAGATTGCAAGGATACTGACAAAGGAACAAGTGCTGAATCCGTGCAATTATTACTACCAAAAAACCGGTGCCTCCCATAGAGGGCTGGACACGACCAGACCGTACAGTTGGAGTAGCAGCTCAGTCACCGGAATTCTGGATAACAAAACTTACCTCGGACACATGGCTGGGCTTCGCTCCACGACGCTGTCCTACAAGAACAAGAAGCTCATCCGCCACCCCGAATCGGAGCAGATTCTGGTGGAAAACACCCACGAGCCGCTGATAACTCAGGAGCTGTGGGACATCGTGCAGGACGTGCGTCAGCACAAAAAGCGGACGCCGAAGCAAATGGACGAACCAAATATGTTCTCAGGGCTGGTATACTGCGCCGACTGCGGGAAGCCTCTGGTGCTCCATCGGGCACATACGATGAAAGCGACGCAGAACAACTTCATGTGCTACACCTACAAAAAGAAGGGCAAGGAAGTCTGCTCGGCTCACTATATCCGGGAGCAGGACTTGACGCAGATCATCCTTGACGACCTGCGCAGGGTGACGCACTTCGCGAGGCAGAAGGAAAGGCTGTTCGCCGAGTACATCAACCGGAAGAACAGCGCGGAGCTGCGACGGGAGATCAATACCGTACAGAAGGAACTGGATTCCATGCGGCGCAGGAACACGGAGCTGACAGCACTTTTCAAGCGACTCTACGAGGACAACGTGCTGGGGCGCGTCACCAACGAGCAGTTCCGTATCCTCTCCGGCGACTACAACGCCGAGCAGAAGGAACTCTCAGCAGCCATCCCTGAGAAAGAATCCCGGCTGGAGAAGCTCAAGGATT
The sequence above is a segment of the Bacillota bacterium genome. Coding sequences within it:
- a CDS encoding recombinase family protein; protein product: MANQKYNILYGRLSQEDELKGDSNSIQNQRMLLEKYAVENGFTNVKFLYDDGYSGTNFNRPAWNEVMKLIENGEVETLIVKDLSRLGREYLQVGYYTEIYFPQQGVRFIAVNDGVDSLYSETNDFTPMRNYFNELYAKDSSKKVRIVKRAQAERGELLGGRPPYGYRRDETVRKGIIPDEETAGVVKRIFSLCAEGKGPNQIARILTKEQVLNPCNYYYQKTGASHRGLDTTRPYSWSSSSVTGILDNKTYLGHMAGLRSTTLSYKNKKLIRHPESEQILVENTHEPLITQELWDIVQDVRQHKKRTPKQMDEPNMFSGLVYCADCGKPLVLHRAHTMKATQNNFMCYTYKKKGKEVCSAHYIREQDLTQIILDDLRRVTHFARQKERLFAEYINRKNSAELRREINTVQKELDSMRRRNTELTALFKRLYEDNVLGRVTNEQFRILSGDYNAEQKELSAAIPEKESRLEKLKDSAANVEAFIEKAKRYTQISELTPEILRLFISRIEVGERGEKYSRTAEQSIRIIYRDVGVMDSVEPITENADQEQENIA
- the mobC gene encoding plasmid mobilization relaxosome protein MobC; protein product: MKDKKFAFRVRERDLNQIRLKAKRARMTVTDYLVTSALGKDIVVIDGVEPLIGQLKAVGKNLNQLTTLAHMGRIQVVRLDEVREAFGDIAAALRDLTGEVK
- a CDS encoding relaxase/mobilization nuclease domain-containing protein codes for the protein MMATLTRVKVKHATCGRMLGALSYVLQSKKVTFNGIRVETGHNCTPYTSYLEMMATKQSFKKTDGVNFFHYVHSLSDKENITPWQANEIARELAEKLFPDNECVIATHNDTDNLHSHIIVNSVSFRDGKKLHMSPTSLQEQRQVNDEICRAHGFSVLEPYDGQKRKKRLTPGEYRAAMRGESWKFRLIKAIDEALEYSPDKESFILNMEYEGYEVRWDDEHKYILFITPEGQKCRDRTLHDDTYLKENLEKLFTYRAEHGFTPQTSEPPEGWLAQANLAGKFASDAVRLGKSVEKMADVPPALKPFSPTHSKQKKREALKKLAQGHKLRNEQEQDMNLTM